Proteins from a single region of Cydia amplana chromosome 17, ilCydAmpl1.1, whole genome shotgun sequence:
- the LOC134655931 gene encoding lopap-like → MDKIICGLLAFICFIQCLCVAQIVKFGTCPDVKTMKYFELEKFLGVWYEIERFPTWYEDQGDCAYKRINACGRHIEIEHVYVKDGIEYVLHVNTTYSAGDEAVFVIQESNIDPMGIPISVLTTDYTNYAVIYGCRNSEEMNLMYISAWIASRSSTLDPETLDRARRELSSIPFASAAYLERVEQEKCSFHWTAHVEAVIAPVDEES, encoded by the exons ATGGATAAAATTATTTGTGGTCTATTAgctttcatttgtttcatcCAGTGTTTGTGTGTAGCGCAAATAGTGAAGTTTGGAACATGCCCTGATGTCAAGACCATGAAGTATTTTGAATTGGAAAAG TTCCTCGGTGTTTGGTACGAAATAGAGCGGTTCCCGACGTGGTACGAGGATCAAGGCGACTGCGCGTACAAACGCATAAATGCGTGCGGGCGCCATATTGAAATCGAGCACGTGTACGTAAAAGACGGCATCGAGTACGTACTTCATGTGAACACGACGTATTCTGCTGGAGACGAGGCTGTTTTCGTCATACAGGAGAGTAATATCG ATCCAATGGGCATACCAATATCAGTACTAACGACGGACTACACCAACTACGCGGTTATCTACGGTTGTAGGAACAGTGAAGAAATGAATCTGATGTACA TTTCAGCCTGGATCGCGTCCCGCTCGTCCACTCTCGACCCAGAGACGCTAGACAGAGCGCGTCGCGAGCTCAGCTCCATCCCCTTTGCCAGTGCAGCGTACTTGGAGAGAGTCGAGCAGGAGAAATGCAGTTTCCACTGGACGGCACATGTCGAGGCAGTTATTGCACCTGTCGATGAAGAATCTTAG